A region of the Scatophagus argus isolate fScaArg1 chromosome 14, fScaArg1.pri, whole genome shotgun sequence genome:
aaagcttGAATGCCAAACTTTAGGCTGAAATGTGTAataggaaaatgaaaacatctaaCAAtcctgtgaaactgtgaaaccCCAAAAggttttaaagttaaaatcTTGAGATCACattgtttgttctgtttctgtgagtcacactgtgtgtgtgtctcccccTGCAGGCCATCCAGGACATCACCCGGAACAGAGACATCGACCCCGAGGAGATCGTCTCGCTCATATTTGAGAGGATCGATGTGAAGGGAGAAGGTAAAGAtgatattattgttattaagcCTGATGCTGTAGTTCTGCTTCTATGATTACTACCAGCACAGGCCAACCCAGTACCAAAACTGAAACTACAGAGCAGTCTCAAGTGCACTGACAGCATGTGGGGCTTATTATGCTCACTGCGctaaatgacagacagaaataaacagttttGGTTTAGGAGCTGGAAGCCTTTTGTTGCTGGCGCTACTGTGTGAAATGACAGCTTATGCAAACTGAGATGTTCTAACGAGGCCACCGTAGAACAGAACCCTCCCTGACCACAAAGCCTGCACTGTGAACTCAGGAGACGAGAGCCGTTTTTAATCAGGCTAACATCCGATGAGCCTCGTTCAGACCAAACCAGGCGGCGCAGTGACATCACGAAACTGCAGCAAAGAGCTAACACAGACTCGATGCTGACATCACGCTGCGGTGGCCAATCACGTGACCCGGCAATCAGACCAGTCAATCAATAGCATAACCCTGCACCGATCGCTGCAGCGACCCGATTCTGTCTGAAAGAGGCCGACCAGGATGGTTTCAGAGCCGCCTCCTGGTTTAAGGTTCAGGTCTTCTGGTTTACATCCCAACCCTGGATGTTTGCCTGCAGTCATCAAAGTGTTGGCTGTCATTTTGGGTGCAAACATCTCCTGAAAGTCCTCACTAGAACACCCTTCTCCCTCCTCGCTCAGCTGTACAGGTGGACTTCACCTGCGACCGCTGAAGGTCCCACCTGGTCTACAGTTAAAACTCATCCTGGGGAGGTACCCACTCTAAAACTGTCTCCTGACCTTTAACCCCTCAGGTGAGATGACCCTGGAGGAGTTCATCGAGGGAGCCAAAGACCACGATGACATCATGGacatgctgaaaaaaataatggacCTGACGCCGGTGCTGGTCATCATCGTGGAGGGCCGAGCGGGATGAGACGGCAGTGAGCAGCCACAAAGACTAACCATATCAGAATTAAACACGTAACGATAAAACCATCAGCCCTCATCCCCctcacaaaaagagaaaagactcGTCCACGTCCTCACCTGGTCAGAGCGAGGCAGCAGGACACAACAGACGCCAAAAACACCaaactctgattggctgtcctGATGCTCCTCCCTCCCCGACTCCCCAAACACAAACCAATTTCCCAGAGACCACCTTGATCCAGTGTCACAAAGATCCTGCTTGTCCAAATATGTTCAAAGCCACAGCACTTTATCTTCGATTTCCATGATGAGCCAACAAACACGACCCAGACGAACCGCAACACCTTCTGGACCCAACTGAATCCTGACTGGAGCTCGCAGGACCAACAGTTGTCACCCaatgttgtttttgatttaGACCTAAAAAGCTTTTGTGCATCTGCTTGTTTAGAGGTTTAAAATTCAGGATTTATGTTCAACGAGCATTTTGTAGAGAATTTATTCAGAGTAACACGCTGACATCTGGCACCTCAGCCTCAGCCAAATGTGTTGACAGTGAAGCCCAAGTCATGTACAGAGTTTGGCAGCCATAAAAACCAAAGAGCCTTGACCCTGAATATTTCTCTCAAAATGGTTTTCGCTCTTCTTAAAACTCAGGGCTTGTGAGGTTCAGTCCAAACGGATTTTACTGAGAGACAAGGAGGGGACAGACCGGGCTGATGGACCACTCCCAGTCTCGATCCCAGTCCCAGTCTTTGGCTGAGATCGTTCAGTGTTGGTCTCGGTGTCAGGTGTCAGAGTCACGTTTCTGTCGGGGACAACATACGACCTTGATTCCAAACACGTCTGCATCAGTCATTCGGAATCAAAGTGTGGTGAAGGCTGAGCCTCCCGTCGACACTCCCCTCATCCCCACTCATGATCCTGTTATCTTTCTGTTAGTCGAGTAGTTTGTGCTGCACACAGTTCTGTGTTTAAATGCGAGTCCGAGAACAGAGCATGCTGGGAGTCCTGCAGGGGCTGCTGATCCTCTTAATGCTGTAAAAGTTTCAGCAGCCTGAGCTGTCATGGAGCAGATTTACGGACGGCTTCGGTAccacagtgtttctctgtgagaGACCAGCTCAGCATTCAGTGTGAACCAGAAACCGCCTGCtttaaaacatcacaacacaaacagtgagGCTGCGCAGAGCCGAGTGCATTCAGGACAAATTCGTCTTcaacaacctgatccacctGCTCCTCTGGAAGCAGGCCAGCCCCGAGGTTCAACCAGGCCAGCCCAGGTGTGATTTTCCATTCAGGTTGTCATTTCTTCGCctgacatttaaaagtaaagcagcagaaatgcgTCATAAAGCTGCGTTATCTCACAGCGTTATGGgattttagttttgtgtgaGAGGTCTCTTATTTTGAAGTTCAATGAATCTCCTGAACGATTCAAGTGTTGCAAACCTTTTTACTTTTATACACTGATGTGCGAGACCAGACCAGCATGAACATGTTTGTGAAGTGGAAACTGATGAGGTCTGAGTGGAAGAAAAGAGGCCACGTTGTCCTTAAAGCTGCTGATAGTCGAGCGGTCGGCTCTGAGCTGCACGTTAGCATCAGTGCTAACCACTCATAGTGCAATAGAGATTTTTACAGCACGTCCTGCAAAACAGGTCATTTTAAACTATCAAGTCTTGTGTTGCCTTATCAATAAAATTTTTGAACTAActtggtgtgttttgttttaactgattctcagtgtttttgttctgttgctgtgggAAAGAAattgttttccagtttgtgAATCCAGTTCAAGATGAAACCCAGAAAACGAACAGGAAGTTAATCAGTTTATTTGAAAAAGGAAACCTAACACACCCATCAAACGTCTTTATGCTTTTGTCCACACGGTGTTCCAGGACTTCTGGCCCTGATCTTCTGATCCTGAGTCTGATTATAAAGGCTGAGTCCAAACTTCACAGGGACCAGACAGATTCATTACAAACAACAGACTcctcacatacagtatgtgagaTACTCCAGATCGCAGTGTGGTGGGCACCCACAGCCAAACCTCTCAGTAAAAATGGTCGTTTTAAGATTATTATGGAACATTAATGgctgattaattaattcattaatggCTTCTCACGGGCTTCGCTCTGTGAGCTGTCGTACTCTGAGTCCGAGACCTTGAGTGTCGTGCTCCTTTAAAATAAGCACTAAAAGAAGGGCTGCATCTTCACAGTCCAAACTAAACCACAGCAGCATTCAGAGCCGACAGACGACTTCGTTCACAGGCCATCCGATGTCATGTGGTCTGACCTCAGCCAACTGCCCGGGAGAAGAAGACTGGAGCCAGAAACATGACCGGCACTTTGTCCTACAGGATACAGACTGGTGTCTCAGCAGGGTGGAGGTGTGTAGGGGATCTAACCTGCGACCTGTCAGCTACAGGGTGGTGTCTCACTGCTCTTTGGGCTTCTCCGCCTGCCTCAGCAGGCTGACGTACAGACGCAGGAAAGAGTAACAGACGCCAACGGCGCAGTACAGTGAGGTCGCCAGCAGGGGCAGGAAGGGCAGcttctgttgccatggtgacagagGAAAGACAATCTCACAGGCGATCGCCATGGCAACCAGTCCCAGCAGGTAGACAGCCTCCAGAGGATGGAGTAGAGACCCCTGACCGCTGAGGGGAGAGTAATGTGATTACTGAAGGAGATCAGACTCCTGCAGGGATCTGAAGGGTGTGCAAAGCACTCTGGGTGTTGCAGTTTGTTATACAGCAGTAATCTCATGAAGATACAAGCTTGACATCAAGAGAACAAAGGTGGATCTGTACCTGTGAAGTTTCCTCAGGGCGGTGAAAGAGTAGATgacaaacatcagcatcagaACCACTTTGATGGGCAGCTCTGCAAAACATTCAGTGAATGCAGTCGGTTGGTTACGTTCAAACGTCCTGaagtgcagtttttaaaaagctgcgcagaaaatcaaaacagagaAACTAAAACCACAAAACGTGTGAGATTTATACtgatcttgttttgtttatcctatttttatacctttcacttttctttcttggtcgggaatgctgcaagtgcaatgtctgtacgagaaagaatttcccttcggggataaataaaggaattctgattctgattctgaaagagccagagaaaagaaaagacgaCTTCTCAAAGCCTTCAGTCTAACTACACTCAGCAGCTTGTCACACTGTGACAGTCTGAATGTATTCATGAACTGATCCTGACAgaatcctgtctgtctgcacctgCCTGattgtctatctgtctgtctgcacctcctacctgcctgcctgattgtcggtctgtctgtctgtctgtctgtctgcatgcctgcctgtctgttgtTTACCTGTGGAGGTGAAGATCAGCGGGAACAGGGAGTAATGACCTGTGGTGCTCAGAACCAGGAAGATCCCAgcatcctctctgctctccaccGCCAGGATACTGCAGGAAGAAACAGACAAGAACACCTGAGAACCACCTCAAATGTTCCAACAGCTGCAGGACGGGTGGAGGGACGGCTGATGAACAGGTAGGTGGACTCATCGCAGACGGGTTGTGCATGATGTGAAATAGCAGCTGGTTTTATGTCTCCTTCACTGAGGAGGACTCTGATGTGTGAGGCTTCATATGGACAGAAGTACTTCCCATGTgtacagtactgcagtactttgCACCACTGAGTGTGACTGAGACCTGAGAGGTATGATGACAATGAGGATGGCCTTCTCGTGGACGTGCCAGCCAAACATGAAGGAGCccagagagcagagcagcaggcagcGCAGGAAACCCCGAGCACCGCGAGGACGCCGCCAGATGGACACCACCGCAggcttcagacagacagaggacgGAAAAGAtggacaggaagacaaacacattaGAGTCAAACGTCTGAACTCaccattttatttaaagtagAAATGATCCATGTGAACGACTTcctggaaacacaaagaagaaaaactccCAAATGTTTGTCACACTGTCTTTTTTACTGCACTCTACTGCGTTATTATACTGCGTTTCTTTCACTGATCCCAGTTCAGTCGGTGTGTGTTGCGACTCACCAGGATGGACAGCAGAGTGCAGATGAGTGTGATGGAGGGAGAGACGGAGGGGAGGACCGAGTGCTGAAACTCCTGAACCAAGCCGCCCGTCATGGAGGCTCGAGGGAGCTGCGCCTCGTCCAGCAGCTTTAGACGGACACCTGGACAGGTGAGTGAGAGGACAGCTGTCACTGAGGATCCCTTTCATGTTTGGCCTTTTGTTCAGGGATGAGAGTGGGTGTCACGGAGGACATCTCACCGAGTGTCACCAGGACTTTGTCCACGATGTTGTACAGGGCCCAGACGTTGGGCGCCCAGTAGGCGTGACAGAGGCCCCGTTTAAATGGGAAGAGTTGGGCCAGGACCTGAGGGAGCTGACCctgaaacaagaagaaagaagaagaaagaagaagaaagaagaaagtgacatattttgtcattggagggaactcactccaacgaaatttgttctctgcatttaacccacccaagtgacgtgcacacacacacaacaaacccggggcagtgggcgaccgcgtgcagcgcccggggagcagtgggggttagataccttgctcaagggtacctcagccatggacaccgggacggggaatcgaaccagcgatccaccggttacgggtccgacaccctaaccgctgatccacgactgtcATTGAGTTTGACTGCCACACGTGCACCTTCATCAGGCCGTCAGGCCACTAAACTGTGCGTGTTATTCTCAGGTTGTCAAGATGCTGACCCTCAGTGACTCTTCAGCAGAGGAAGACTCACCATGATGATGAAGGGCCCGAAAGACACAGCGCAGACGGAGACCACGATGCTGCCCAGAGCCAGCAGGCGGAATGGACGGAAACTCCTCCAGATGACTGAACCGTCTGCACGAAACCAAACACACTCAGAACaccagccagtgtgtgtgtgtgtgtgtgtgtgtgtgtgtgtgtgtgtgtgttacctttgCCATCCTGAGTGAAGCAGTAACTCCTCAGCAGGTAGATGCCGTAGGCTGGAGCCCCGTACAGGTAGATGTGCTTCAGGTTGAGCAGGATGGCGAAcagcagcgccccctgcaggtgCTGAGACtgcaacacaaagcacagaagaaCAGCTGAAGTGAAGCAGCTCAATTAGAGCCCGAGTATCACAACACATcaggtttcattttcacagctgctCGTGTTGAGCGTGGCCAGCAGCGAGCAGCCGTTTATACCTGCAGGTGTTTGGCCACCGACAGCAGCAGGAAACCAAACAGGAAGCCGTTATACTGGAAATGAATATCTGAGGGAACGAGTGAAGGAGGTTTTATCTTGGTCAACATGATGGCTGACTGAAGAGTCAGAGTGGAAACGGTGTGCAGCACAACGACAGACAGGTCGGTCAAGTGCTGCACGtgattcacattaaaaacaaacaaacaaatcagctgtTATGAACAGGAAACACTGCTAGATAGAttgagtaaaataaaataaaaaaaacctatAAACTCCACCAAACGACGTCTGGCAGACTGTTTCagtttgacttcacttttgtgAGTCAcaagttttctgtttgtctccacGAATTTTGCATTTCAATCCAGAATTCAGACAAACTAAAGTCAATCTGCAGAGTTTCTAAAAACCAAAACTCTTGAGCTCTAAAATGAAAGTGAACAGTCTGGTTTTCACCCTCCTGCTGTGGTTTGATGTTTCCAGGAGTTCTCTGAATTTCCTTGCCGTTTTGCATCCACGTCTACGTGCTGgctgtcttctgtcttctgtctcctgtctcctgatCCAAACTGAGCTGACTCACCCAGGAACAGGCTGAAGGATACGGTCGACGATGAGGAGGCCGAAATTCCAGAGCAGCAGGACAGCCAGGACGAAGGACGGCCGGGTCAAAACGTCCCGAGAGCCTTTCTGCTCCTGAACGCACCTGCAGCACCTGGAGGAGGAGTCAGCCAATCAGGGTGGCACCACTACAGCATGTGAGAAATTTTGTTTATGTGACGATTTGGTCATTCTGTCATTTCCTTTGAACCAGACTTTTTACATGACAGGCAAATTGCTTCTGCTCTCATAGAGAGACACTGAAAGACCtcagagacacagaagacacagacacacacacaggaggaagcctctgctgccacctgctggctgaAATCTTCCCCTTCATGCTGAGTGTTTCCACTACTGAGCTTCTACTTGCcttttaattctgttttctctgcagcacGTCACCTCAGTGTGGTGCTAATAAAGGCTGCTCTCTGAGGGATCAATGACGATCTAAAGAGGCTGCGATCAGACTGTGGACTCACTCTCGGACAGCCATGATAAAAAGCACATCAGTGAGGATGACCGACAGCCTCTGGAACAGTACAGTCGACGGGCTGACATAGTTCAGGTTCTCCACCACCAGCATGTTTCTGTCAAAGTGCTGAGCCACGTTGGACAGAGCGAACTCGAACCAGGCAAACAGTGGGGGGTAGTCCAGCGTCCACTCCGACGTGTTCTGCAGGGGAACAACATGGAGTTatgatggatttattttttaacaggGACATGAAGAAACATTTGAGTAAGAGTTAAACCAGGAGGCTGCTCTTCCTGTGACAGACTCTTCCTTTGTTTAAGGCCACTACACAAGGAACGCAGACGTGTCCCCTGGAATAAagactacatttcccatgagcACTGCAGCCTCATGTCCTAAAGACCCCAGTCTGCTAGTCTGATCTGggaagaagtgaaagaaagatgTACTTTAGCTGTGAAATGCTGCAGCTCGCAGGACGCTCTGCGATGAGGTCGTGTTTGTGGCTGTGGAAGGTCACACAGAGGCATCAGTGTTAAACTGAGGCTCTTTGTAGCTGCAGCTTTAACGGATAACTTTGCAATTTGCATtatgcttctttttcttctgaagGTGCACAAAATGACCttagagacaaagaagaaaatgtctttctCAAAGTATTAACTTTCAGTCCAACAAAGGCCATGCATCTCTAAGTTTGAAATACGTAGACAAATTGATTCTCCTAATAAACCATCGGTTATTAGTTGAGAACAAAGAGGCGGACGTCTGCAGGAGTCCTCGTgacagtcacttcctgttgtctgtcATACTGACCTCATGGTACCACCTGGACACCGGCAGACTGTGAGTGATGGCCAACCAGTTCCTGTGCACCTCGAAGTCTGTCGAATGACTGACAGAAAGTCAGAAGATTAATAACATATTTCTGTTGAGGCAAAGGCACACCAAAGCCCATACAAAAAAGTGGTATTTTAAGCTAGACTAAACATCAGCACATCGAGTTCGAGTGTGTCTCAGCGTGACAAACACCTGCACAAAGCTGACTATCGTGCCGTGATGAAATAAGTGAAATGATTGTAGACTGGGAATTCTTCATTAGAGATCATTCAACACAGATGTTGGGTTTGGTTACATGGACGGTCAAAGTCCACGATGACgatgagaaataaaatgacaacaaaggcCAATCAGAGAGGATTTTCTACCCAAACCAGCTTCAGCTCATACTGactaacgtgtgtgtgtgtgtgtgtgtgtgtgtgtgtgtgtgtgtgtgtgattctgatTTTTCTCAGGcgtttggtttttggttttgacaTCT
Encoded here:
- the alg8 gene encoding probable dolichyl pyrophosphate Glc1Man9GlcNAc2 alpha-1,3-glucosyltransferase isoform X2 yields the protein MLVVENLNYVSPSTVLFQRLSVILTDVLFIMAVRECCRCVQEQKGSRDVLTRPSFVLAVLLLWNFGLLIVDHIHFQYNGFLFGFLLLSVAKHLQSQHLQGALLFAILLNLKHIYLYGAPAYGIYLLRSYCFTQDGKDGSVIWRSFRPFRLLALGSIVVSVCAVSFGPFIIMGQLPQVLAQLFPFKRGLCHAYWAPNVWALYNIVDKVLVTLGVRLKLLDEAQLPRASMTGGLVQEFQHSVLPSVSPSITLICTLLSILPAVVSIWRRPRGARGFLRCLLLCSLGSFMFGWHVHEKAILIVIIPLSILAVESREDAGIFLVLSTTGHYSLFPLIFTSTELPIKVVLMLMFVIYSFTALRKLHSGQGSLLHPLEAVYLLGLVAMAIACEIVFPLSPWQQKLPFLPLLATSLYCAVGVCYSFLRLYVSLLRQAEKPKEQ
- the alg8 gene encoding probable dolichyl pyrophosphate Glc1Man9GlcNAc2 alpha-1,3-glucosyltransferase isoform X1 — encoded protein: MAAPVVDTWSWFPALALGVSFLKCLFINAYHSTDFEVHRNWLAITHSLPVSRWYHENTSEWTLDYPPLFAWFEFALSNVAQHFDRNMLVVENLNYVSPSTVLFQRLSVILTDVLFIMAVRECCRCVQEQKGSRDVLTRPSFVLAVLLLWNFGLLIVDHIHFQYNGFLFGFLLLSVAKHLQSQHLQGALLFAILLNLKHIYLYGAPAYGIYLLRSYCFTQDGKDGSVIWRSFRPFRLLALGSIVVSVCAVSFGPFIIMGQLPQVLAQLFPFKRGLCHAYWAPNVWALYNIVDKVLVTLGVRLKLLDEAQLPRASMTGGLVQEFQHSVLPSVSPSITLICTLLSILPAVVSIWRRPRGARGFLRCLLLCSLGSFMFGWHVHEKAILIVIIPLSILAVESREDAGIFLVLSTTGHYSLFPLIFTSTELPIKVVLMLMFVIYSFTALRKLHSGQGSLLHPLEAVYLLGLVAMAIACEIVFPLSPWQQKLPFLPLLATSLYCAVGVCYSFLRLYVSLLRQAEKPKEQ